The Micromonospora krabiensis genome window below encodes:
- a CDS encoding nucleotidyltransferase domain-containing protein, which produces MTIEVPRWAAEAARALPRPLLFATVSGAHLYGFASVDSDLDLRAAHLLAPQEVVGMRSGPQTLQHTGVRDGVELDVVSHDLLKFATLLNSRNGYVLEQLLSPLVVVTTAVHAELVALAPRLVTRHHAHHYLGFAAGQERLYARTGQLKPALYTLRVLLTGIHLMRTGRVVTDLGVLGTSLAYVPDLIAAKREGEHAPLPAGTAERLATDVPRLRAELEAARDDSALPEQADPAAVDALHDLVVRTRLG; this is translated from the coding sequence GTGACCATCGAGGTGCCGCGGTGGGCCGCCGAGGCAGCCCGTGCCCTGCCGCGTCCGCTGCTGTTCGCCACCGTCAGCGGCGCGCATCTCTACGGGTTCGCCTCCGTCGACTCCGACCTGGATCTGCGGGCGGCGCACCTGCTCGCGCCGCAGGAGGTGGTCGGGATGCGCAGCGGGCCGCAGACGTTGCAGCACACGGGTGTCCGCGACGGTGTCGAACTGGACGTGGTCAGCCACGATCTGCTGAAGTTCGCCACCCTGTTGAACAGCCGCAACGGGTACGTCCTGGAGCAGCTGCTCTCGCCGCTGGTGGTCGTGACCACCGCGGTGCACGCCGAACTCGTCGCGCTGGCCCCGCGACTGGTCACCCGCCACCACGCGCACCACTACCTCGGGTTCGCCGCCGGCCAGGAGAGGTTGTACGCCCGGACCGGGCAGCTCAAGCCCGCGCTGTACACGCTGCGGGTCCTGCTCACCGGGATCCACCTGATGCGGACCGGCCGTGTGGTGACCGACCTCGGTGTGCTCGGGACGAGCTTGGCGTACGTGCCGGATCTCATCGCCGCCAAACGCGAGGGCGAGCACGCGCCGCTCCCGGCGGGCACCGCGGAACGGCTCGCCACCGACGTGCCGCGGCTGCGCGCCGAACTCGAGGCGGCCCGGGATGACTCGGCGCTGCCGGAGCAGGCCGACCCGGCAGCTGTCGACGCCCTGCACGACCTGGTGGTGCGTACGCGACTGGGCTGA
- a CDS encoding nitroreductase/quinone reductase family protein: protein MSTPDTTGSNDVARDASLSHLPDPIRRAIEITPAAGTRERIIDITTLGRRTGRPRRIEIFFYRAAGATYLCSGAGGGATDWHANLLANPTFTFHLKNGIRADLPARATPVTDPAERQAVLAEIVADLNQPHDPGTIRPTRLEDWADSRLMRVSFRQRS from the coding sequence ATGAGCACTCCAGACACGACCGGATCGAACGACGTCGCCCGAGACGCGTCGCTGTCCCACCTGCCCGACCCCATCCGGCGAGCCATCGAGATCACGCCCGCCGCGGGCACCCGGGAACGGATCATCGACATCACGACGCTGGGGCGCCGCACCGGCCGACCACGCCGCATCGAGATCTTCTTCTACCGAGCCGCGGGCGCGACTTACCTGTGCAGCGGCGCTGGCGGCGGCGCGACCGACTGGCATGCCAACCTTCTCGCCAATCCCACCTTCACCTTCCACCTGAAGAACGGGATCCGCGCAGATCTGCCCGCCCGGGCCACGCCGGTCACCGACCCAGCCGAACGTCAGGCCGTGCTGGCGGAGATCGTCGCGGATCTCAACCAGCCCCACGATCCCGGCACCATCCGGCCGACACGGCTCGAAGATTGGGCCGACAGCCGGCTGATGCGCGTCAGCTTCCGCCAGCGGTCGTAG
- a CDS encoding glucose 1-dehydrogenase gives MTRFDNQTVFVTGGTGGQGSSHVRAFHAEGANVMIGDIDAERGAALADELGPRARFTRLDVTDESSWSAAVLATESAFGALNVLVNNAGVQNPPAPIENTEQATWSRILDINLTGTFLGIKVATPALRRAAGGAIVNIASTMGLGGTAQYAPYVASKWAVRGLTRTAALELGRDHIRVNTIHPGVIATSFITEPAAGASAAIADFYSPEPFAIPRLGEPTDVTRLLLFLTSSDASFITGSEYVVDGGLLLGPALQKETA, from the coding sequence TTGACCCGCTTCGACAACCAGACCGTGTTCGTGACCGGAGGGACCGGCGGCCAGGGCTCAAGCCACGTACGCGCCTTTCACGCGGAGGGTGCGAACGTGATGATCGGCGACATCGACGCCGAACGCGGCGCCGCTCTCGCCGACGAACTCGGGCCGCGTGCTCGCTTCACCCGCCTCGACGTCACCGACGAGAGCTCGTGGTCCGCCGCTGTGCTCGCCACCGAAAGCGCCTTCGGCGCCCTGAACGTGCTCGTCAACAACGCGGGCGTCCAGAACCCGCCGGCACCGATCGAGAATACGGAGCAGGCCACGTGGTCGCGCATCCTCGACATCAACCTCACGGGGACCTTCCTCGGCATCAAGGTCGCCACCCCGGCTCTGCGGCGCGCGGCGGGGGGAGCCATCGTCAACATCGCCTCGACCATGGGTCTCGGCGGCACGGCCCAATACGCGCCCTACGTCGCCAGCAAGTGGGCCGTGCGCGGCCTCACCCGAACGGCAGCGCTCGAACTCGGCCGTGACCACATCCGGGTGAACACCATCCACCCCGGCGTCATCGCGACGTCCTTCATCACCGAACCAGCGGCCGGTGCCAGTGCGGCGATCGCCGACTTCTACTCACCGGAGCCCTTCGCCATCCCCCGCCTCGGCGAGCCGACCGACGTCACCCGTCTTCTCCTCTTCCTCACGTCATCGGACGCGTCGTTCATCACCGGTTCGGAGTACGTCGTCGACGGTGGGCTCCTCCTCGGCCCCGCCCTCCAGAAAGAGACCGCATGA
- a CDS encoding TetR/AcrR family transcriptional regulator, which translates to MNRIVTTYHQRVAQEKRALIVTAATALFLEMGYDRTSLAQIAERSGVSRATLFKQFPSKAALFGAIVAESWSTADEEGPPPAGNLVDGLSTIGRRYAELLSQPRMTDLFRIVIAELPRFPELAHAQFLHGKMPYFESVRGYLLAEQEAGTVRVEDVDLAATQFLGMISNYVFWPTLLVPGWEVSAERVTQVVDEAVRTIAARYATTGPETSTSD; encoded by the coding sequence ATGAACAGGATCGTGACGACGTACCACCAGCGTGTCGCCCAGGAGAAGCGCGCGCTGATCGTGACGGCCGCGACCGCCCTGTTCCTCGAGATGGGCTACGACCGGACGTCGCTGGCGCAGATCGCCGAGCGCTCGGGAGTTTCGCGGGCCACCTTGTTCAAGCAGTTTCCGAGCAAGGCTGCCCTGTTCGGCGCCATCGTCGCCGAGTCCTGGTCGACAGCTGACGAAGAGGGTCCGCCGCCGGCGGGCAACCTCGTCGACGGGCTCAGCACCATCGGTCGCCGCTACGCCGAGCTGTTGAGCCAGCCCCGGATGACCGACCTGTTCCGAATCGTCATCGCCGAGCTGCCGCGTTTCCCCGAGCTGGCTCACGCGCAGTTCCTGCACGGGAAGATGCCCTACTTCGAGTCCGTACGCGGCTATCTCCTAGCCGAGCAGGAAGCAGGAACGGTGCGGGTCGAAGACGTTGACCTCGCAGCCACCCAGTTCCTGGGCATGATCTCCAACTACGTCTTCTGGCCGACACTCCTGGTGCCGGGCTGGGAGGTGAGCGCCGAGCGCGTCACCCAGGTGGTCGACGAGGCCGTTCGCACCATCGCCGCCCGCTATGCCACGACTGGACCAGAGACGTCCACTAGCGACTGA
- a CDS encoding DUF2568 domain-containing protein has translation MTVVRGLGLLLAFLLELAVLAIGARWGWALDAPSAFRLLAAIAVPLLLAALWGALGSPKARVSLQPSAKRAFQGGWFVLGGAMLALLGYAWLGLVLVVAWVAVAVLLRRAPETAA, from the coding sequence GTGACCGTCGTCCGGGGACTCGGCCTGCTGCTGGCCTTCCTGCTGGAACTCGCCGTGCTGGCGATCGGCGCGCGCTGGGGCTGGGCGCTGGACGCGCCCAGCGCATTCCGGCTGCTCGCTGCCATCGCCGTGCCGCTGCTGCTCGCCGCACTCTGGGGTGCCCTCGGCTCGCCGAAGGCCCGGGTGTCGCTGCAGCCATCGGCCAAGCGCGCGTTCCAGGGTGGCTGGTTCGTGCTCGGTGGGGCGATGCTCGCCCTGCTGGGATACGCATGGCTCGGCCTCGTCCTGGTCGTCGCCTGGGTGGCCGTGGCCGTTCTGCTGCGCCGCGCCCCGGAAACAGCCGCGTAG
- a CDS encoding aldo/keto reductase: MQYVRLGSTGLEVSRVCLGTMSYGDPARGNHAWSLPEDQARPFIRQALDAGINFFDTANVYSDGSSEEIVGRALRDFASRDDVVIATKVHGRMRPGPNGAGLSRKAINAEIDNSLRRLGTDYVDLYQIHRFDSATPIEETLEALHDLVKSGKVRYLGASSMHAWQFAKALYLADLNGWTRFVSMQNHYNLLYREEEREMLPLCADQGIATIPWSPLARGKLTRDWGVSTNRTESDEFGRTLYRGYEETDRAIVEAVAAVAAKRDVPRAQIALAWVAGRVTAPIVGATKPHHLDDAVAALDIELTDEEIEALEAPYRPRPVAGF, translated from the coding sequence GTGCAGTACGTACGGCTGGGCTCGACCGGTCTGGAAGTCTCCCGGGTCTGCCTGGGGACGATGAGCTACGGCGATCCCGCTCGGGGCAACCACGCCTGGTCCCTGCCCGAGGACCAGGCCCGTCCGTTCATCCGACAGGCCCTCGACGCCGGCATCAACTTCTTCGACACCGCGAACGTCTACTCCGACGGCAGCAGCGAGGAGATCGTCGGGCGTGCGCTGCGGGACTTCGCCAGCCGCGACGACGTCGTCATCGCCACCAAGGTGCACGGACGGATGCGTCCCGGTCCGAACGGCGCCGGTCTGTCCCGCAAGGCGATCAACGCCGAGATCGACAACAGTCTGCGCCGGCTCGGTACCGACTACGTCGACCTCTACCAGATCCACCGCTTCGACTCCGCGACGCCGATCGAGGAGACCCTCGAAGCGCTGCACGATCTCGTCAAGTCGGGCAAGGTGCGCTACCTCGGCGCGTCGTCGATGCACGCCTGGCAGTTCGCCAAGGCCCTCTACCTGGCCGACCTCAACGGGTGGACGAGGTTCGTGTCGATGCAGAACCACTACAACCTGCTCTACCGCGAGGAGGAGCGGGAGATGCTGCCGCTCTGCGCGGACCAGGGCATCGCGACCATCCCGTGGAGCCCTCTCGCCCGCGGAAAGCTGACCCGGGACTGGGGCGTGAGCACCAACCGCACCGAGTCGGACGAGTTCGGCCGCACCCTCTACCGCGGCTACGAGGAGACCGACCGGGCGATCGTGGAGGCCGTCGCGGCGGTCGCCGCGAAGCGGGACGTGCCGCGCGCGCAGATCGCGCTGGCCTGGGTGGCCGGCCGGGTCACCGCACCGATCGTCGGCGCGACCAAACCGCACCACCTCGACGACGCCGTCGCCGCACTCGACATCGAGCTGACCGATGAGGAGATCGAGGCGCTCGAAGCGCCCTACCGGCCACGTCCGGTGGCGGGCTTCTAG
- a CDS encoding RNA polymerase sigma factor, with amino-acid sequence MRRSLDAADEQELVRRVAHGDRRAFDELYRRTAPWLEVRLRRRCADPDVVADVLQETYLAVWRAAGSFAGDHVKGSAVGWLWTIAAHRLVDAFRRRARQAQLPQMHPTDTVAPAAEDEVLAGRVGQELEHALAVLPPEVRAVLRATVLDGFSIRETSVLLGVPENTVKSRFRRARTALREALS; translated from the coding sequence GTGAGACGAAGCCTGGACGCGGCCGACGAGCAGGAACTCGTACGCCGCGTGGCCCACGGTGACCGGCGGGCCTTCGACGAGCTCTACCGGCGTACGGCGCCGTGGCTGGAAGTGCGGCTGCGACGGAGGTGCGCCGACCCGGACGTGGTCGCCGACGTGCTCCAGGAGACCTACCTGGCGGTCTGGCGGGCGGCCGGCAGCTTCGCCGGCGACCACGTCAAGGGCAGCGCCGTCGGCTGGCTGTGGACGATCGCCGCGCACCGCCTGGTCGACGCGTTCCGGCGCCGGGCCCGGCAGGCCCAGCTACCGCAGATGCACCCGACCGACACGGTCGCGCCGGCCGCCGAGGACGAGGTGCTGGCCGGCCGGGTCGGGCAGGAACTCGAACACGCCCTCGCCGTCCTGCCGCCCGAGGTCCGCGCGGTGCTGCGCGCCACCGTCCTCGACGGCTTCTCCATCCGCGAGACGTCCGTGCTGCTCGGCGTGCCCGAGAACACCGTGAAGTCCCGGTTCCGCCGCGCCCGGACCGCCCTGCGGGAGGCCCTGTCATGA
- a CDS encoding anti-sigma factor family protein yields MTTHPTLSEIDRYADDDPALDEASVWSIEVHLESCADCRARLAGSTTAASRALIAEVASAVDREIAAGPAPRTRALLRTTVRQRWFVAALLPWVAMTAAVLGTATLLAQVLPELPSIVVLLAPLAPLPGVAAAWSRRADPAWELIAGTPSAGLRMLLRRTALVLVLVIPVLALFTAAGPSRVNPALTLLPCLAFTAATLLLGSLIGVHRAAVGLMAAWVVAVVAPSIATAELPVLLTPAATGAWAVVTVVLAALTLLRADTFRRLTSF; encoded by the coding sequence ATGACCACCCACCCCACCCTGAGCGAGATCGACCGCTACGCCGACGACGACCCCGCCCTGGACGAGGCGAGCGTCTGGTCGATCGAGGTGCACCTGGAGAGCTGCGCCGACTGCCGCGCCCGCCTGGCCGGCAGCACCACGGCCGCCTCCCGCGCCCTGATCGCCGAGGTCGCGTCCGCCGTCGACCGCGAGATCGCCGCCGGCCCCGCCCCACGAACCAGGGCCCTGTTGCGTACGACCGTGCGCCAGCGCTGGTTCGTGGCGGCCCTGCTGCCCTGGGTCGCCATGACCGCCGCCGTGCTCGGCACCGCGACCCTGCTCGCTCAGGTTCTGCCCGAGCTGCCCTCGATCGTGGTGCTGCTTGCACCCCTGGCCCCACTGCCCGGAGTCGCGGCAGCCTGGAGCAGACGCGCGGACCCGGCCTGGGAGCTGATCGCCGGCACGCCCTCGGCCGGTCTGAGGATGCTGCTGCGGCGCACCGCCCTGGTGCTGGTCCTCGTCATCCCGGTGCTCGCCCTGTTCACCGCCGCCGGTCCGAGCCGGGTGAACCCCGCGCTGACGCTGCTGCCGTGTCTGGCGTTCACCGCCGCCACGCTGCTGCTCGGCTCGCTCATCGGCGTCCACCGCGCCGCGGTCGGTCTGATGGCGGCCTGGGTCGTCGCCGTGGTCGCCCCCAGCATCGCCACCGCCGAGCTGCCCGTGCTGCTCACGCCCGCGGCCACCGGCGCGTGGGCCGTCGTCACGGTCGTGCTGGCCGCCCTGACCCTGCTTCGCGCCGACACGTTCCGGCGCCTCACCTCGTTCTGA
- a CDS encoding ATP-binding cassette domain-containing protein, with protein sequence MRAVSMAETATTIQPWAIHAEALRVRAGRHLAVDGLDLSLAIGVHGLLGPNGAGKTTLIRALATVVKPSGGRLTLLGSPVDGRADLRPARRALGYLPQHFGFYPRFTVREFVAYMAWLKEMPKASIPAAAQRAIDRVGLSAKADARLKTLSGGMLRRAGIAQAIVNDPQVLLLDEPTVGLDPEQRLDLRELLRDLGADACVLVSTHLVEDVVAACTEVVLVNEGRLVWQGTPTELAAHGDDGHAGDSPAERGYSALLRRHRAEATR encoded by the coding sequence ATGCGAGCGGTGAGCATGGCCGAGACGGCCACCACCATCCAGCCCTGGGCCATCCACGCCGAGGCGCTGCGGGTACGCGCCGGACGTCACCTCGCCGTGGACGGGCTCGACCTGAGCCTGGCTATCGGCGTACACGGCCTGCTGGGGCCCAACGGCGCCGGCAAGACCACGCTGATCCGCGCCCTGGCGACGGTGGTCAAGCCGTCCGGCGGCCGGCTGACCCTGCTCGGCAGCCCGGTCGACGGTCGCGCCGACCTGCGCCCGGCCCGACGCGCGCTGGGCTACCTGCCGCAGCACTTCGGCTTCTACCCGCGGTTCACCGTGCGCGAGTTCGTGGCGTACATGGCCTGGTTGAAGGAGATGCCGAAGGCCAGCATCCCGGCGGCGGCGCAGCGCGCGATCGACCGGGTGGGGCTCAGCGCCAAGGCGGACGCCCGGCTCAAGACCCTCTCCGGCGGCATGCTGCGCCGGGCCGGCATCGCCCAGGCCATCGTCAACGACCCGCAGGTGCTGCTGCTGGACGAACCGACCGTCGGCCTCGACCCGGAGCAGCGCCTCGACCTGCGCGAGCTGCTGCGTGACCTGGGCGCGGACGCCTGCGTGCTGGTGTCCACCCATCTGGTCGAGGACGTGGTCGCCGCCTGCACCGAGGTGGTGCTGGTCAACGAGGGCCGGCTGGTGTGGCAGGGAACGCCCACCGAACTGGCCGCGCACGGCGACGACGGCCACGCGGGCGACAGCCCCGCCGAACGCGGCTACTCGGCCCTGCTCCGCCGCCACCGCGCGGAGGCCACCCGATGA
- the pdxR gene encoding MocR-like pyridoxine biosynthesis transcription factor PdxR, translated as MSLGLDLHLDLSPVRPGRSLEAALRAAIVDGQLTPDTRLPAARTFAADLGISRNTVADVYAQLAAEGWLESRIGAGTWVSGRSPSPAQAGLRQRAVNRRSIDLRGGIPGTAGFARREWASAARQATLDATTTDLGYPDPAGTTKLRGALTSYLARTRGVAVERERVVVGHGFGELLVLVCRALRQRGATRIAVEEYGHDTHRRLIASAGLTPVPMAVDQDGADVRSLATLDVSAVVLTPAHQFPVGVPLAADRRRWLVGWAERVDALVIEDDYDGEFRYDRRAIGALQSLAPQQVAYLGTASKAVAPAVGLAWGVLPTSLLPDVLEQRALSGGQPAALHQLALARFVDGHDYDRTVRRLRATYRSRRRRLEEVVADQLPGCEVTGLAAGLQCLLTLPAGASEEAVAREAADRGLLVEGLGSFRFDSGQGPHGPAMVVGYAGPTPGQYETALVLLVESIRRCLD; from the coding sequence GTGAGCCTCGGCCTGGACCTGCACCTCGACCTCTCACCGGTGCGGCCCGGGCGGTCGTTGGAGGCGGCGCTGCGTGCCGCCATCGTCGACGGGCAGCTCACCCCGGACACCCGGTTGCCCGCCGCCCGCACGTTCGCCGCCGACCTCGGCATCAGCCGCAACACCGTGGCCGACGTGTACGCCCAGCTCGCCGCCGAGGGCTGGCTGGAGTCGAGGATCGGCGCCGGGACCTGGGTTTCCGGCCGGTCGCCGTCACCCGCCCAGGCGGGCCTGCGCCAGCGGGCGGTCAATCGACGCTCCATCGACCTGCGGGGCGGGATCCCGGGCACGGCCGGATTCGCCCGCCGGGAATGGGCGTCGGCGGCACGTCAGGCCACCCTGGACGCGACCACCACGGACCTCGGCTATCCCGATCCCGCCGGCACCACGAAGCTGCGTGGCGCCCTCACCTCCTACCTCGCCCGCACCCGCGGCGTCGCCGTCGAGCGTGAACGGGTCGTCGTCGGCCACGGATTCGGCGAGCTGCTCGTGCTGGTGTGCCGGGCCCTGCGCCAGCGCGGTGCGACGCGAATCGCCGTCGAGGAGTACGGTCACGACACCCATCGACGGCTGATCGCCTCCGCCGGGCTCACGCCCGTGCCGATGGCGGTCGACCAGGACGGTGCCGACGTCAGGAGTCTGGCAACGTTGGACGTCTCGGCGGTGGTCCTCACGCCCGCCCACCAGTTCCCCGTCGGCGTCCCGCTGGCCGCCGACCGGCGCCGCTGGCTCGTCGGCTGGGCGGAGCGGGTCGACGCCCTCGTCATCGAGGACGACTACGACGGCGAGTTCCGCTACGACCGCAGAGCGATCGGTGCGCTCCAGTCCCTGGCACCGCAACAGGTCGCGTACCTGGGCACCGCCAGCAAGGCGGTCGCGCCGGCCGTCGGCCTGGCCTGGGGGGTGCTGCCCACCTCGCTGCTGCCCGACGTGCTGGAGCAGCGCGCGCTCTCCGGCGGGCAGCCCGCGGCACTGCACCAGCTGGCGCTCGCCCGGTTCGTCGACGGCCACGACTACGACCGCACCGTCCGGCGGTTGCGCGCCACCTACCGGTCGCGTCGCCGGCGGCTGGAGGAGGTCGTCGCGGACCAGCTCCCCGGTTGCGAGGTGACGGGGCTCGCCGCCGGCCTGCAATGTCTGCTCACGCTGCCCGCCGGGGCTTCGGAGGAGGCGGTGGCGCGAGAGGCCGCCGACCGCGGGCTGCTCGTGGAGGGCCTCGGGTCGTTCCGCTTCGACTCGGGGCAGGGACCCCACGGGCCGGCGATGGTGGTCGGGTACGCGGGCCCGACTCCCGGACAGTACGAAACAGCGCTCGTGCTTCTCGTGGAGAGCATCCGGCGGTGCCTGGATTGA
- a CDS encoding carboxymuconolactone decarboxylase family protein, whose amino-acid sequence MTATEYVPIPARLDFDALVPAFARVVNQLDEAATAELDRVGIEPALRELVRLRASQLNGCAYCVDMHARAARRAGVTPQRVDAVAIWADSNLFTAAERAALDFTEQVTLLATTKVPESAVTAAVAAYGEEGAAALLTLVIAINTWNTIGVTTRCWPTAIRRRD is encoded by the coding sequence ATGACAGCGACTGAGTACGTCCCGATCCCCGCCCGCCTCGACTTCGACGCACTCGTCCCCGCCTTCGCCCGCGTCGTCAACCAGCTGGACGAGGCCGCGACCGCCGAACTGGACCGGGTCGGTATCGAGCCGGCGTTGCGCGAGCTGGTGCGCCTACGCGCCTCCCAGCTCAACGGCTGCGCCTACTGCGTCGACATGCACGCCCGCGCCGCCCGCCGGGCCGGCGTCACGCCCCAACGCGTGGACGCGGTGGCCATCTGGGCCGACTCCAACCTGTTCACCGCGGCCGAACGCGCCGCTCTCGACTTCACCGAGCAGGTCACCCTGCTCGCCACGACGAAGGTGCCCGAGTCGGCCGTCACGGCCGCCGTGGCGGCCTACGGGGAGGAGGGTGCCGCTGCCCTGCTCACCCTCGTCATCGCGATCAACACCTGGAACACGATCGGGGTCACCACGCGCTGCTGGCCGACCGCCATCCGCCGTCGCGACTAG
- a CDS encoding B3/B4 domain-containing protein — protein MRFQHSTDVRAAFPGLVAGVVVATGVTPRVDAQPQVADFSARARARLAGGAEAGLAEIQAWRRAYAALGLKPTQYRCAAEALLRRLRIDGELPRLHPLVDLCNAVSAAYAIPVAALDLDRVSGNLTVRHAIGDEEYVTFAGDVERPQPGEITFVDAAGRAHARRWTNRQSGWSAVRPQTSNVLIVAEALHDTAAADVPRLVDELSAELTALWSAPVTRTVLDGEAPGCEVPTAAGGLTRQR, from the coding sequence GTGCGGTTCCAGCACTCGACCGACGTCCGGGCGGCCTTTCCGGGGCTCGTCGCCGGAGTCGTGGTGGCCACCGGCGTCACGCCGCGGGTCGACGCGCAGCCCCAGGTGGCGGACTTCTCCGCCCGCGCCCGGGCCCGGCTGGCCGGCGGCGCGGAGGCCGGACTCGCCGAGATCCAGGCCTGGCGGCGGGCGTACGCCGCCCTGGGCCTGAAACCCACCCAGTACCGGTGTGCCGCCGAGGCGCTGCTGCGTCGCCTGCGGATCGACGGGGAGTTGCCCCGCCTGCACCCACTGGTCGACCTGTGCAACGCCGTCTCGGCGGCCTACGCGATCCCCGTCGCCGCGCTGGATCTCGACCGGGTCAGCGGGAACCTGACGGTCCGGCACGCCATCGGCGACGAGGAGTACGTGACGTTCGCCGGTGATGTCGAGCGACCGCAGCCGGGAGAGATCACGTTCGTGGACGCGGCCGGACGGGCGCACGCCCGGCGCTGGACCAACCGGCAGAGCGGCTGGTCGGCGGTGCGGCCGCAGACCTCCAACGTGCTGATCGTCGCCGAGGCGCTGCACGACACGGCAGCCGCCGACGTCCCCCGGCTGGTCGACGAGCTGTCGGCGGAGCTGACCGCGCTGTGGTCCGCGCCGGTCACCAGGACGGTGCTCGACGGGGAGGCGCCGGGCTGCGAGGTGCCTACCGCCGCCGGCGGTCTCACCCGACAGCGGTGA
- a CDS encoding LysE family translocator — MGLAFWITTLVVVVTPGAGVAYTLSEGLSRGARAGLVAAVGCTLGTVPHLLAAVTGLAALLAASATAFRAVQYVGVAYLLFLAWSTLRDRSAFSATEAPPRSAVRVIVGAILVNLLNPKPTLFFVAFLPQFVDPTSAGATAGMLTAGAVFMLLTLVVFGGYGVAAGAVRDRVLARPRVTAWLRRTIAGTFVALGVSLLLSER; from the coding sequence ATGGGTCTTGCGTTCTGGATCACCACACTCGTCGTGGTCGTCACCCCGGGGGCCGGGGTGGCGTACACGCTGTCGGAGGGGTTGTCCCGGGGCGCCCGGGCCGGCCTGGTCGCCGCGGTCGGCTGCACGCTCGGGACGGTGCCGCACCTGCTCGCGGCGGTGACCGGCCTGGCGGCTCTGCTGGCGGCGAGTGCGACGGCGTTCCGCGCCGTGCAGTACGTGGGCGTGGCCTACCTGCTGTTCCTGGCCTGGTCGACCCTTCGGGACCGGAGTGCGTTCAGCGCGACCGAGGCGCCACCACGCTCGGCGGTACGGGTGATCGTCGGGGCGATCCTGGTCAACCTGCTCAACCCGAAGCCGACGCTGTTCTTCGTCGCGTTCCTGCCGCAGTTCGTCGACCCGACGAGCGCCGGCGCCACGGCCGGCATGCTCACGGCCGGTGCGGTGTTCATGCTGCTCACGCTCGTGGTGTTCGGCGGTTACGGCGTGGCGGCCGGTGCGGTACGAGACCGGGTGCTCGCGCGGCCCCGGGTCACCGCATGGCTGCGGCGCACCATCGCGGGGACGTTCGTCGCGCTCGGCGTGTCCCTCCTGCTGTCCGAGCGATAG